A region from the Streptomyces sp. 3214.6 genome encodes:
- a CDS encoding IclR family transcriptional regulator — protein MALKHEPTAPYHSAQEALRVLETVARHSTGVTDAQLSRQTGLTSERLTTLLRMLRREGYVEQIADGAYVTGDALTRLGSAHHREQALRDKLQHTLDRLRDSVGAAVYISRYVDGEVTITQYADGPATPSVNEWVDFRYSAHATALGKSILGQLDHNGRRDHLSRHKMARLTSRTITSDKLLLSRLEAQPPTVPVLDLQEYAIGTVCAAVPITAGSTAGCLALSLPLAHAHRLRQAADALNRNAAPVLLSLTI, from the coding sequence GTGGCGCTGAAGCACGAGCCGACCGCGCCGTACCACTCGGCCCAGGAAGCGTTGCGCGTCCTGGAGACGGTGGCGCGGCACTCCACCGGTGTCACCGACGCCCAACTCTCCCGCCAGACCGGCCTCACCTCGGAGCGACTGACCACGCTCCTGCGCATGCTGCGCCGCGAAGGCTACGTCGAGCAGATCGCCGACGGCGCGTACGTCACGGGCGACGCGCTCACCCGGCTGGGCTCCGCCCACCACCGCGAGCAGGCCCTGCGCGACAAGCTCCAGCACACCCTGGACCGGCTCCGCGACTCCGTCGGCGCCGCCGTCTACATCAGCCGGTACGTCGACGGCGAGGTCACGATCACCCAGTACGCCGACGGCCCCGCCACGCCGTCCGTCAACGAGTGGGTCGACTTCCGCTACTCCGCGCACGCCACCGCGCTCGGCAAGAGCATCCTCGGCCAGCTCGACCACAACGGCCGACGCGACCACCTCTCCCGGCACAAGATGGCCCGGCTCACCTCCCGCACCATCACCAGCGACAAGCTGCTGCTCTCGCGTCTGGAGGCCCAGCCGCCCACGGTCCCGGTGCTCGACCTCCAGGAGTACGCGATCGGCACGGTCTGCGCGGCCGTCCCGATCACCGCGGGGTCCACGGCCGGCTGTCTGGCCCTGTCCCTGCCCCTCGCGCACGCCCACCGCCTCCGCCAGGCCGCCGACGCCCTGAACAGGAACGCGGCGCCGGTACTGCTGTCGCTCACGATCTGA
- a CDS encoding peptidoglycan-binding protein, translating to MAAPVFEEFDPASDCECPGCVARRRASRHSPPAPFGGRPAAHRAVVVATVTAAALGAGHALPAVAAAQAPDGPGVPAGEEPDTPQGGKAPLHGPAGQSAHPGGLAGPVRTPPTTRADIIGRAKEWVSAEVPYSMDTYWYDGYRQDCSGFVSMAWNLPGNEWTGSLNQFGTRISKEELQPGDILLFHNPTDPEKGSHVVLFGGWTDYTHSYYVVYEQTRPTTRRQATPYAYWSNSDRYVPYRYKGLTATTPGTGTAAGTGTGISTGAGTGTQVGNAGGGGNRPGTGDVASTPYPGRAAFGPGANNQYVALLGRLLVERGGARFYASGPGPRWSASDGWATMAFQRAQGWSGPDADGIPGPRTWALLVTHQGRNIEASLPPGTTTGSGGSPGTAAGPATAAGNGADAGNEAAAANGAVAGAGTTGPPAASVTPRIPPYPGRAAFRPGAQNAYVTQLGKRLVKKGFGRYYPSGPGPRWGEADRRGVEAFQRAQGWRGGAADGYPGPETWRRLFL from the coding sequence ATGGCGGCTCCGGTATTCGAGGAATTCGATCCCGCGAGCGACTGCGAATGCCCCGGATGCGTAGCGCGGCGGCGGGCGAGCCGACATTCCCCGCCCGCGCCGTTCGGCGGTCGCCCGGCCGCCCACCGTGCCGTGGTCGTCGCCACCGTGACGGCCGCGGCACTCGGCGCGGGCCATGCGCTGCCCGCCGTCGCCGCCGCGCAGGCCCCCGACGGGCCCGGCGTTCCCGCAGGTGAAGAGCCCGACACGCCCCAGGGTGGCAAGGCGCCGCTGCATGGACCGGCCGGCCAGTCGGCGCACCCCGGGGGCCTGGCGGGACCGGTCAGAACGCCCCCGACGACCCGGGCGGACATCATCGGACGGGCCAAGGAATGGGTTTCCGCCGAGGTGCCGTACAGCATGGACACCTACTGGTACGACGGTTACCGGCAGGACTGCTCGGGCTTCGTCTCCATGGCCTGGAACCTGCCCGGGAACGAGTGGACGGGCAGCCTCAACCAGTTCGGGACGCGGATTTCCAAGGAGGAACTCCAGCCCGGCGACATTCTGCTGTTCCACAATCCGACCGACCCCGAGAAAGGCTCGCACGTCGTCCTTTTCGGCGGCTGGACGGACTACACCCACAGCTACTACGTCGTCTACGAGCAGACCCGCCCGACCACTCGCCGCCAGGCCACTCCCTACGCCTATTGGAGCAATTCCGACCGATACGTTCCCTATCGCTACAAGGGCCTCACGGCGACCACACCGGGCACCGGCACGGCGGCGGGTACCGGCACCGGTATCAGTACCGGTGCCGGTACCGGGACACAGGTCGGCAATGCCGGTGGCGGCGGGAACAGGCCCGGGACCGGGGATGTCGCCTCGACGCCGTATCCGGGGCGGGCGGCTTTCGGGCCCGGCGCGAACAATCAGTACGTCGCCCTGCTCGGCCGGCTTCTCGTCGAGCGCGGCGGCGCGCGTTTCTACGCCTCGGGCCCCGGTCCGCGCTGGTCGGCCTCCGACGGCTGGGCCACCATGGCCTTCCAGCGCGCCCAGGGGTGGAGTGGCCCCGACGCCGACGGTATCCCCGGCCCGCGGACCTGGGCCCTGCTCGTCACCCACCAGGGCAGGAACATCGAGGCCTCGCTGCCTCCCGGGACGACCACCGGCAGCGGGGGCAGCCCCGGCACCGCCGCCGGCCCGGCCACCGCCGCCGGAAACGGGGCCGATGCCGGAAACGAGGCGGCCGCCGCAAACGGAGCGGTCGCCGGAGCCGGTACGACCGGCCCGCCCGCCGCTTCCGTGACGCCGCGCATTCCCCCGTACCCCGGCCGGGCCGCCTTCCGTCCGGGTGCGCAGAACGCGTACGTCACCCAGTTGGGGAAGCGGCTGGTGAAGAAGGGGTTCGGCAGGTACTACCCGTCCGGGCCGGGGCCGCGCTGGGGCGAGGCGGACCGGCGCGGAGTCGAGGCCTTCCAGCGCGCCCAGGGCTGGCGCGGCGGCGCGGCCGACGGCTACCCGGGCCCGGAGACCTGGCGGCGGCTCTTCCTGTGA
- the ehuA gene encoding ectoine/hydroxyectoine ABC transporter ATP-binding protein EhuA produces the protein MKDSDAGANPPVDGSELIRLEQVTKRFGSNTVLDRLDFSVESGKHVTLIGPSGSGKTTILRLLMTLTKPDEGTITVAGERLFPAPEKQIREVRKKIGMVFQQFNLFPNMTVLRNVTEAPVTVLGLSKDEAEERARELLDLVGLADKADARPTQLSGGQQQRVAIARALAMRPQVLLLDEVTSALDPELVAGVLDVLRDIARTTDITMLCVTHEMNFARDISDQVLMFDAGRVIESGPPEKIFGSPEQERTREFLSAVL, from the coding sequence ATGAAAGACTCCGACGCGGGCGCCAATCCGCCGGTGGACGGCAGCGAGCTGATCCGCCTGGAGCAGGTCACCAAGCGGTTCGGGTCGAACACCGTGCTCGACCGGCTCGACTTCTCCGTGGAGTCCGGCAAGCACGTGACGCTGATCGGCCCGTCCGGCTCCGGCAAGACGACCATCCTGCGGCTGCTGATGACGCTGACCAAGCCCGACGAGGGGACCATCACGGTCGCCGGGGAGCGGCTGTTCCCGGCCCCCGAGAAGCAGATCCGGGAGGTCCGCAAGAAGATCGGGATGGTGTTCCAGCAGTTCAACCTGTTCCCGAACATGACCGTGCTGCGGAACGTCACCGAGGCCCCGGTGACCGTCCTCGGCCTGTCCAAGGACGAGGCCGAGGAGCGCGCCCGGGAGCTGCTGGACCTGGTCGGCCTCGCCGACAAGGCCGACGCCCGGCCCACCCAGCTGTCCGGCGGGCAGCAGCAGCGCGTGGCGATCGCGCGGGCGCTGGCGATGCGGCCGCAGGTGCTGCTCCTGGACGAGGTCACCTCGGCGCTCGACCCCGAGCTGGTCGCGGGCGTCCTCGACGTGCTCAGGGACATCGCCCGCACCACCGACATCACGATGCTCTGTGTGACCCACGAGATGAACTTCGCCCGGGACATCTCCGACCAGGTCCTGATGTTCGACGCGGGCCGGGTCATCGAGTCGGGCCCGCCGGAGAAGATCTTCGGTTCGCCGGAGCAGGAACGGACGCGGGAGTTCCTGAGCGCGGTGCTGTGA
- a CDS encoding SPFH domain-containing protein: MHTTTSQTPESEGPSRPARLIQNEATTEIPVHLLFRDEPEPRPVPLGPAVVGSRAGTDEQPRLRRPTPAVPRPVAQVDPELAERRARVLPGAAGVFAGACGAAGCVAASWWAGVLPPLAVRALRLPEFAGAGLGPAQWAAYAGAGALGLFGFGGLARGRTGRAWVLGLFGRYRGTVRRTGLLWVNPLLLRRRVDVRLRHWRSEPMPAADGSGVALRVVALVVWRVRDTARATLGVDDHETYLRECVEAALARIPVETPGAGRGSVEAAGEALTRRVAQDAGAIGLEVYSVQPLRIEYAPEVAAAMHRRRIAALDAQHRATVLTSVVDSVEDTVTRLTMRGLVELDDYERKALVKDLTVAFCAGRSEQTP; this comes from the coding sequence ATGCACACGACCACTTCACAGACGCCCGAGTCCGAGGGGCCGTCCAGGCCCGCCCGGCTCATCCAGAACGAGGCGACCACCGAGATCCCCGTCCACCTGCTGTTCCGTGACGAGCCCGAGCCGCGGCCGGTGCCGCTCGGGCCCGCCGTGGTGGGCAGCCGGGCGGGCACCGACGAGCAGCCGCGGCTGCGCCGGCCGACACCGGCCGTACCGCGGCCGGTGGCGCAGGTCGACCCCGAGCTGGCGGAGCGGCGGGCCCGGGTGCTGCCGGGCGCGGCGGGAGTGTTCGCCGGGGCCTGCGGGGCGGCGGGCTGTGTGGCCGCCTCATGGTGGGCCGGGGTGCTGCCGCCGCTGGCGGTGCGGGCGTTGCGGCTGCCGGAGTTCGCGGGCGCCGGGCTCGGTCCGGCGCAGTGGGCGGCGTACGCGGGTGCGGGTGCGCTGGGTCTGTTCGGCTTCGGCGGTCTCGCCCGGGGGCGGACGGGGCGGGCCTGGGTGCTCGGTCTGTTCGGCCGCTACCGGGGGACCGTGCGACGCACGGGTCTGCTGTGGGTGAACCCGCTGCTGCTGCGCCGCCGGGTGGACGTGCGGCTGCGGCACTGGCGCAGTGAGCCGATGCCCGCCGCCGACGGCAGCGGGGTCGCGCTGCGGGTCGTGGCCCTGGTGGTGTGGCGGGTGCGGGACACCGCGCGGGCCACGCTCGGCGTCGACGACCACGAGACGTATCTGCGCGAGTGCGTCGAGGCGGCCCTCGCCCGGATCCCGGTGGAGACGCCGGGCGCGGGGCGGGGTTCGGTGGAGGCGGCGGGGGAGGCGCTGACGCGGCGGGTCGCGCAGGACGCGGGCGCCATCGGTCTGGAGGTGTACTCCGTGCAGCCGCTGCGGATCGAGTACGCCCCCGAGGTGGCCGCCGCGATGCACCGCCGCCGGATCGCCGCGCTCGACGCCCAGCACCGGGCGACGGTGCTGACGTCGGTCGTGGACTCGGTGGAGGACACGGTGACCCGGCTGACCATGCGGGGGCTGGTGGAGCTCGACGACTACGAGCGCAAGGCGCTGGTGAAGGACCTGACCGTGGCCTTCTGCGCGGGGCGTTCGGAACAGACGCCGTGA
- a CDS encoding lytic polysaccharide monooxygenase auxiliary activity family 9 protein has translation MRKKTRLHAAVLGLATAGAFVLSAGGASSHGYTDLPISRQKLCQNGTVTGCGDIQWEPQSVEGPKGFPASGASDGRICSANNTRFAQLDSPKTPSGAAWPTTKVTGGQSYTFRWQFTAMHATTDFKYYVTRQGWNQNHNLARSDLTLTPFLTVPYGGQRPPATLSHSGTLPSGLSGRHMIVAVWTIADTTNAFYACSDVTF, from the coding sequence ATGCGCAAAAAGACCAGGCTCCACGCCGCCGTGCTGGGCCTCGCCACCGCCGGAGCCTTCGTGCTCTCGGCCGGCGGCGCCAGCAGCCACGGCTACACCGACCTCCCCATCAGCAGGCAGAAGCTCTGCCAGAACGGCACCGTCACGGGCTGCGGCGACATCCAGTGGGAGCCGCAGAGCGTCGAGGGCCCGAAGGGCTTCCCGGCGTCCGGCGCGTCGGACGGCCGGATCTGCTCCGCGAACAACACCCGCTTCGCCCAGCTCGACAGCCCGAAGACCCCGTCGGGCGCGGCATGGCCGACCACCAAGGTGACCGGCGGTCAGAGCTACACCTTCCGCTGGCAGTTCACCGCGATGCACGCCACGACCGACTTCAAGTACTACGTCACCAGGCAGGGCTGGAACCAGAACCACAACCTGGCCCGCTCCGACCTCACCCTCACCCCGTTCCTGACCGTGCCCTACGGTGGTCAGCGGCCCCCGGCCACCCTCTCGCACAGCGGCACGCTGCCGTCCGGGCTCAGCGGACGGCACATGATCGTCGCGGTGTGGACGATCGCCGACACGACCAACGCGTTCTACGCCTGCTCCGACGTCACGTTCTGA
- the ehuC gene encoding ectoine/hydroxyectoine ABC transporter permease subunit EhuC encodes MTTGLWELVLKGIWTTVQLLVLSALLAAAVSFVAGVARTHRLWIVRFLAGFYTEVFRGTSALVMIFWVFFVLPPAFGWQLVPMWAGTLALGLTYGAYGSEIVRGALKAVDPAQQEGGIALSFTPWQRMRLILLPQAVPEMIPPFSNLLIELLKGTALVSVMGMGDLAFSGNLVRLALQESAEIYTYLLLIYFVIAFLLTRVMRGLEKRLKAGVGKAPTRKVVTEPGPVSAGVGIGVGGGS; translated from the coding sequence ATGACCACCGGACTCTGGGAACTCGTCCTCAAGGGGATCTGGACCACCGTCCAGTTGCTGGTCCTCAGCGCGCTGCTGGCCGCGGCCGTGTCCTTCGTGGCCGGTGTCGCGCGCACCCACCGGCTGTGGATCGTGCGCTTCCTCGCCGGGTTCTACACCGAGGTGTTCCGCGGGACCTCGGCGCTGGTGATGATCTTCTGGGTGTTCTTCGTGCTGCCCCCGGCCTTCGGCTGGCAACTGGTGCCGATGTGGGCGGGCACCCTGGCGCTCGGCCTGACCTACGGGGCGTACGGCTCGGAGATCGTGCGCGGCGCGCTGAAGGCCGTCGACCCGGCGCAGCAGGAGGGCGGGATCGCGCTCAGCTTCACGCCCTGGCAGCGGATGCGGCTGATCCTGCTGCCGCAGGCGGTGCCGGAGATGATCCCGCCGTTCTCCAACCTGCTGATCGAGCTGCTCAAAGGCACCGCCCTGGTGTCGGTCATGGGCATGGGCGATCTGGCGTTCAGCGGGAACCTGGTGCGGCTCGCACTGCAGGAGAGCGCGGAGATCTACACATATCTGCTGCTCATCTACTTCGTGATCGCCTTCCTGCTGACGCGGGTGATGCGAGGGCTTGAGAAGCGGCTGAAGGCGGGCGTCGGGAAGGCGCCCACGCGCAAGGTCGTCACGGAACCCGGGCCGGTCAGCGCCGGGGTGGGCATCGGAGTCGGAGGAGGTTCCTGA
- a CDS encoding AMP-binding protein, whose protein sequence is MESTGDTVAELVAARWGDHRPGLWCEDPGKPVLTHHEVAAGAAARAALLADLLPADGPPHLGVLLDNTPEFPLWLSAAALAGAAVAGINPTRRGPELARDILHTECRLLITEHTHLPLLRGLDLPGVRLLITGTPEYDDLLAPYTDARPDPSRATPADRLLLYFTSGSTGAPKAALCTQGRLAAAGRSLAGQFSVRPDDVHYVCMPMFHGNAVIADWAPALAAGAGVALRRRFSASGFLADVRRYRATYFTYVGRAIQYVLATEPGPDDRDHALRLGFGTEAGAVDAAAFERRFGVRLVEGYGSSEGGAAVQWSPGTPAGAVGRAAPGLVVLDPETRAECPPAEFDAAGRLLNGEQAIGELVNRGPNPFEGYWRNPAAEAERRREDGAYWTGDLFYRDSDGFLYFAGRTDDRLRVDSENLAAAMIENILARYEGADAVAVYAVPDPVTGDQVMATLAGTFDPLAFAEFLLAQPDLGTKMAPRFVRVVDRMPVTATNKIHRALLRREGVRCADPVWWRPPGEATYRRLTAEEAEEAVGAGQAGQVGQVGQGEGPLVSTRGPSSVRRQGLEPRTR, encoded by the coding sequence ATGGAGTCCACCGGGGATACCGTCGCCGAACTCGTAGCAGCACGGTGGGGCGACCACCGTCCGGGACTGTGGTGTGAAGACCCCGGGAAGCCGGTCCTCACCCACCACGAAGTCGCCGCCGGCGCCGCCGCGCGGGCGGCGCTGCTGGCCGACCTGCTGCCGGCGGACGGCCCGCCGCACCTCGGGGTGCTGCTGGACAACACCCCGGAGTTCCCGCTCTGGCTGTCCGCCGCGGCCCTCGCCGGCGCGGCGGTGGCCGGGATCAACCCCACCCGGCGGGGCCCCGAACTGGCCCGGGACATCCTGCACACCGAGTGCCGCCTCCTCATCACCGAACACACCCACCTCCCCCTCCTCAGGGGCCTCGACCTGCCCGGGGTCCGGCTGCTGATCACCGGCACCCCGGAGTACGACGACCTGCTCGCGCCGTACACGGACGCCCGCCCCGACCCCTCCCGCGCCACCCCCGCCGACCGGCTCCTCCTCTACTTCACGTCCGGCTCGACCGGCGCGCCCAAGGCGGCCCTGTGCACCCAGGGTCGGCTGGCCGCCGCCGGACGCTCGCTGGCGGGGCAGTTCTCGGTCCGGCCGGACGACGTGCACTACGTCTGCATGCCGATGTTCCACGGCAACGCGGTGATCGCCGACTGGGCGCCCGCGCTGGCCGCCGGCGCGGGCGTGGCCCTGCGGCGACGGTTCTCGGCCTCCGGTTTCCTGGCGGACGTACGGCGCTACCGCGCGACGTACTTCACCTACGTGGGCCGGGCGATCCAGTACGTCCTGGCCACCGAGCCCGGCCCCGACGACCGGGACCACGCGCTGCGGCTCGGCTTCGGCACCGAGGCGGGGGCGGTGGACGCGGCGGCCTTCGAGCGACGGTTCGGGGTGCGGCTGGTGGAGGGGTACGGCTCGTCGGAGGGTGGGGCGGCCGTGCAGTGGTCGCCGGGGACCCCGGCGGGCGCGGTCGGGAGGGCGGCGCCCGGGCTCGTCGTACTCGACCCGGAGACGCGCGCCGAGTGTCCGCCGGCCGAGTTCGACGCGGCCGGCCGGCTGCTGAACGGTGAGCAGGCGATAGGGGAGCTGGTCAACCGGGGTCCGAATCCCTTCGAGGGCTACTGGCGCAACCCGGCGGCGGAGGCGGAGCGGCGCCGGGAGGACGGCGCGTACTGGACCGGCGACCTCTTCTACCGCGACTCCGACGGCTTCCTCTACTTCGCGGGCCGCACCGACGACCGGCTCCGCGTCGACAGCGAGAACCTGGCCGCCGCGATGATCGAGAACATCCTCGCCCGGTACGAGGGCGCGGACGCCGTCGCCGTGTACGCGGTCCCGGACCCGGTGACCGGCGACCAGGTGATGGCGACGCTGGCCGGGACCTTCGACCCGCTCGCCTTCGCCGAGTTCCTGCTCGCCCAGCCCGACCTGGGCACGAAGATGGCGCCCCGGTTCGTCCGGGTGGTGGACCGGATGCCCGTCACCGCCACCAACAAGATCCACCGGGCGTTGCTGCGCAGGGAGGGCGTGCGCTGTGCCGACCCGGTGTGGTGGCGACCGCCGGGGGAGGCGACGTACCGAAGGCTGACGGCGGAGGAGGCGGAGGAGGCCGTGGGAGCCGGGCAGGCGGGGCAGGTGGGGCAGGTGGGGCAAGGCGAAGGGCCCCTCGTGTCCACGAGAGGCCCTTCATCTGTGCGCCGCCAGGGACTCGAACCCCGGACCCGCTGA
- the ehuB gene encoding ectoine/hydroxyectoine ABC transporter substrate-binding protein EhuB gives MAPPLEHRERERIPGTTRRSLLAGVAAVGVLGAAGCSRVATASTANGGDLLDRLKAAGVVRLGIAGEVPFGYIDKDGDLTGEAPELARVIFKRLGVDRVQAVPTEFGSLIPGLNSQQFDVVAAGMYVTPERCAQVLFADPDYQMLDSFVVRKGNPKGLDTYQDVVKKKAKFATGTGYAQIQHAVAAGYKESDILIVPDQVAGLNAVEAGRVDVFAGTAVTTRDVVKKSHRTEATKPFAAVIDGKPTVDGGAFAFRLTETRLRDAFNVELHKLKKSGELARVLKPFGFTEAEMTRLTAKQLCGGGTAS, from the coding sequence ATGGCTCCACCACTGGAACATCGCGAACGCGAACGCATACCCGGGACCACACGCCGGTCGCTGCTCGCGGGGGTGGCGGCGGTCGGCGTGCTGGGCGCCGCCGGCTGCTCCCGTGTGGCGACCGCGTCGACCGCGAACGGCGGCGACCTGCTCGACCGGCTGAAGGCGGCCGGTGTCGTCCGGCTGGGCATCGCGGGTGAGGTCCCGTTCGGGTACATCGACAAGGACGGCGACCTGACCGGCGAGGCGCCGGAGCTGGCCAGGGTCATCTTCAAGCGGCTGGGCGTGGACAGGGTCCAGGCCGTGCCCACCGAGTTCGGGTCGCTCATCCCGGGGCTGAACTCACAGCAGTTCGATGTCGTGGCCGCCGGGATGTACGTCACCCCCGAGCGCTGCGCGCAGGTCCTGTTCGCCGACCCCGACTACCAGATGCTCGACTCGTTCGTGGTGCGCAAAGGCAACCCCAAGGGGCTGGACACCTATCAGGACGTCGTGAAGAAGAAGGCGAAGTTCGCCACCGGCACCGGGTACGCGCAGATCCAGCACGCGGTGGCGGCCGGCTACAAGGAGAGCGACATCCTGATCGTGCCCGACCAGGTCGCCGGGCTGAACGCCGTGGAGGCCGGGCGGGTCGACGTGTTCGCCGGCACGGCCGTGACCACCCGCGACGTGGTGAAGAAGTCCCACAGGACCGAGGCGACCAAGCCCTTCGCGGCCGTGATCGACGGCAAGCCGACCGTCGACGGCGGCGCCTTCGCCTTCCGGCTCACCGAGACCCGGCTGCGGGACGCCTTCAACGTCGAGCTGCACAAGCTGAAGAAGAGCGGCGAGCTGGCCCGCGTCCTGAAGCCGTTCGGCTTCACCGAGGCCGAGATGACCCGCCTGACCGCGAAGCAGCTGTGCGGCGGGGGGACGGCCTCATGA
- a CDS encoding D-2-hydroxyacid dehydrogenase, producing the protein MTVLPASVAASTAASLPTLLVLDAEPLPRLGRLTGRARVLHTDEASLAARLPTADVLLVWDFTSHAVRAAWPGEGPRPRWVHTASAGVDHLMCPELAASDTVVTNARGVFDQPIAEYVAALVLAMAKDLPRTWELQQRGEWRHRDSRRVAGTRAVVVGSGPIGREIARVLKALGMTTAVVGRVPRTGIHGPDDLNRLLARADWVIAAAPLTEQTHGMFDTPLFGVMQPSACFVNVGRGQLVVEDALVRALQRRWIAGAALDVLAAEPLAPDSPLWQVPGLLISPHMSGDTVGWRDELGAQFVELFERWAAGRPLKNVVDKQRGYVPGH; encoded by the coding sequence ATGACCGTCCTCCCCGCCTCCGTCGCCGCCTCCACCGCCGCGTCTCTGCCCACCCTGCTCGTCCTGGACGCCGAGCCGCTGCCCCGGCTCGGGCGGCTCACCGGGCGGGCCCGGGTGCTGCACACCGACGAGGCCTCGCTCGCCGCGCGCCTCCCGACGGCGGACGTCCTGCTGGTGTGGGACTTCACCTCGCACGCCGTGCGCGCCGCCTGGCCCGGGGAGGGGCCCCGGCCGCGCTGGGTGCACACGGCGAGCGCGGGCGTGGACCACCTGATGTGCCCCGAACTGGCCGCGTCGGACACGGTCGTGACGAACGCCCGCGGGGTGTTCGACCAGCCGATCGCCGAGTACGTCGCCGCGCTGGTCCTGGCGATGGCGAAGGACCTGCCGCGCACCTGGGAGCTCCAGCAGCGCGGCGAGTGGCGGCACCGGGACAGCCGACGCGTCGCCGGGACGCGGGCGGTCGTCGTCGGGTCGGGGCCGATCGGGCGGGAGATCGCCCGCGTGCTGAAGGCGCTCGGCATGACCACGGCCGTCGTCGGCCGGGTCCCGCGCACCGGCATCCACGGCCCGGACGACCTGAACCGGCTCCTCGCCCGCGCCGACTGGGTCATCGCCGCCGCCCCGCTCACCGAGCAGACGCACGGCATGTTCGACACCCCGCTGTTCGGCGTGATGCAGCCGTCGGCCTGCTTCGTGAACGTCGGCCGCGGGCAACTGGTCGTCGAGGACGCACTGGTGCGGGCGCTTCAGCGGCGGTGGATCGCGGGCGCGGCGCTGGACGTCCTCGCTGCCGAGCCGCTCGCTCCCGACAGTCCGCTCTGGCAGGTGCCGGGACTGCTGATCTCGCCGCACATGAGCGGCGACACGGTCGGCTGGCGGGACGAGCTCGGCGCGCAGTTCGTGGAGTTGTTCGAGCGGTGGGCGGCCGGCCGGCCACTGAAGAACGTGGTCGACAAGCAGCGCGGATACGTTCCCGGACACTGA
- a CDS encoding DUF3592 domain-containing protein — MEAFFYLVPSVMIAGLLFGVLGLLRRSRRVARAWSGGLTAEARCLRSYTTTSGGGDDTMVSTTLHHVYEFTTRDGRTIRFEEANGPGTTLEGDIVTVHYAAGHPDEATAKAPAPGRLFAESGCLLLFLGTAIAFCVFFMVTAHWMFAESDGFMP; from the coding sequence ATGGAAGCCTTCTTCTACCTTGTGCCGTCGGTCATGATCGCCGGCCTGCTCTTCGGCGTGTTGGGTCTGCTCCGCCGCTCCCGGCGGGTCGCCCGGGCCTGGAGCGGCGGCCTCACCGCCGAGGCGCGCTGTCTGCGGTCGTACACGACGACCAGCGGCGGCGGCGACGACACCATGGTCAGCACGACCCTGCACCACGTCTACGAGTTCACCACCCGCGACGGCCGCACCATCCGCTTCGAGGAGGCGAACGGCCCCGGGACGACCCTCGAGGGCGACATCGTCACCGTCCACTACGCCGCCGGTCACCCCGACGAGGCCACGGCCAAGGCACCGGCCCCCGGCAGGCTCTTCGCCGAGTCGGGATGCCTGCTGCTCTTCCTCGGCACGGCCATCGCCTTCTGTGTGTTCTTCATGGTCACCGCCCACTGGATGTTCGCCGAGAGCGACGGCTTCATGCCCTAG
- the ehuD gene encoding ectoine/hydroxyectoine ABC transporter permease subunit EhuD translates to MTWDWGAVADFMPHFWDGLLVTLQALALGSLISFFLGLVWALLMRTPTRWVRWPVGVVTEFVRNTPLLVQLFFLFYVLPEWGLTFSALTTGVFAIGLHYSTYTMQVYRAGIEGVPAGQWEAATALNLPAGRTWRVVILPQAIRRVVPALGNYVIAMLKDTPLLMAITVLDMLGQARLFSQEHFQFTEPLTVIGVAFILISYLASLLLRALERRLVH, encoded by the coding sequence ATGACATGGGACTGGGGCGCGGTCGCCGATTTCATGCCGCACTTCTGGGACGGGCTGCTGGTCACCCTGCAGGCCCTCGCCCTCGGCTCGCTGATCTCCTTCTTCCTCGGGCTGGTCTGGGCTCTGCTGATGCGCACGCCGACCCGCTGGGTGCGCTGGCCGGTCGGGGTCGTCACGGAGTTCGTGCGCAACACGCCGCTGCTGGTGCAGCTGTTCTTCCTCTTCTATGTGCTGCCCGAATGGGGTCTGACCTTCTCCGCGCTGACGACCGGCGTCTTCGCGATCGGGCTGCACTACTCGACATACACGATGCAGGTCTACCGGGCCGGCATCGAGGGCGTGCCCGCCGGGCAGTGGGAGGCGGCGACGGCACTGAACCTGCCGGCCGGCCGGACCTGGCGGGTGGTGATCCTGCCGCAGGCGATCCGAAGGGTCGTCCCGGCGCTCGGCAACTACGTGATCGCGATGCTCAAGGACACGCCGCTGCTGATGGCGATCACCGTCCTCGACATGCTCGGTCAGGCGCGGCTCTTCTCCCAGGAGCACTTCCAGTTCACCGAGCCCCTCACCGTGATCGGCGTGGCCTTCATCCTCATCTCCTACCTGGCCTCCCTTCTTCTGCGAGCCCTGGAGCGACGTCTTGTCCACTGA